The Chryseobacterium sp. LJ668 genome segment CCCGATACTATTTTATTACTAATTTTATAAAAATTTTTTTATGAAAAAACTTCTACTGTCTGCACTTGCACTAACAATAAGTGTATCTGCATATTCTCAAACTTTATTGGATGAAAGTTTTGAATCTTATACAAATTTTGCAATCACAGGATTTGGTGGATGGCAAACTTTGGATCTTGATTTACTAAATACATATACTGGAGGGGGACCTGTAGTTGGTGGCTCAACAATACCCTCTTGGACAGCTGGTTGGGCGAATGCGGGTCAACCAATGGCTTTTCAAATTTTCAATCTTTCGGCTAGTAATGCAACTAATAATGCTACAGCTACAGCTACCGATGAAGAGGTAAGAAACTTCTCGGCTCATACTGGGCAAAAGACAGCAGTATCTTGGGCAGGAGTTCCTGCAGCTGGAGTAACTTCTAATAATGACTGGTTAATTTCTCCTGCTATCACTTTAGGAGCAAGCAATAATATTTTAACTTTGTGGGTAAAAGCATTATCACCAGCGTTTGTTGAAAGTTACAAGATAGGTGTTTATGTTGGTAGCGGTACTCCAACAAGTGCTGCGAATTTTACAATTATTTCCGGAGCAGCAGCTTTAACGGCACCATTTACTTGGCAGCAAGCTACCCAATCGTTAAATGCATATTCAGGACAGACTATAAGAATTGGAATACAATACATGTCTTCTGATAAATACATGTTTATGGTTGATGATGTAAAAGTTACTACAGGAACACTTTCAACAGACGAAGTTTCAAAATCAAAAACGAGCAGCATCTACCCTAACCCAACAAAAGGAGAAATCAATATCAAAACTGATAAGAAAATAAAATCTTCTACAGTATTTGACCTTTCTGGTAAAGTGTTATTACAGACTGATTCGCAAAAAGTAAATATCGGTTCTTTCACAAAAGGAACGTATTTGTTAAAAGTTGAATTTGCTGACGGAAGCACAAAAACTGAAAAAGTGATTAAAGATTAATTTAATTATTTTAACAATACATCAAAACTCACCCTAAACGGTGAGTTTTTTTATTTTATTTTTGCAAAAAATTACAACCGTGTCTATTAAATCAAAATTTTTAAACTTTTTTAAAATTGTTTTTCCTTCCACTTATTTTGAGTTAGGTGTATTCATTTTCTTTTTATCTGCTTACGGAATTTTGGGTTCCTACATTGCAGTCAATTACAGAATAATTTTTGACAGCAGAATTCCTTGGGATGCCTATTTTAGCTTTGATAACAAGGCAATCATTATGACAGGTGGAAGCTTCGAAAGACATCCTCTTTCCTACTATTTTTTCAACTGGATACGTGAATCTATTTTGTTTTTTACAAAAGGAAAAACAGATGTGAATTTTAGATTAATTTTAGCTGGATTGAGTAATTTTATCATCAGTTTGAGCTTGGTTCAGGTCTATAAATATTTAAAAAATATTATACGATTACCTTTATTTCTAAGCTTATTGATTGTTTTCTTTTTCAGTTTATTTTCTACAAACATTCTTTTATCTTTTACCCCGGAAACCTATACCTACACATTATTTTTGTGGTTTTATTTAATTATTACACAGCAATTAAATTCAAAAAAGAAGGAAAAATTGCAGGTTCAGCCTTAGTTCTTGCCGGAGTAACAATTGGCGGATTGACCGTGACAAATATTGTAAAAATTTTCATCCCCATTGTTTTTGAAAAAGGATTATTTAAAAGCTGGAAAAAATTTGGAAATGCAGTTTTCAGGGTTGTTCTTTCATGTGTGGTTTTTATTCTTTTATACTTAACCCGGATCGATTTTAAGTACCAAAACATTCTTTCAAAATCCGGTGAGCAGTATGAAAAATTCTCAAACGTAAAATCTACTCCGATCTGGGATATGATCTATTCCTATTTTTTTGGTGGAAATATACTTTTCCCGAGTTTTTTCATCCGTGAAAAACACAATATGAAGGGTTTTTACTTCAAAGCGATCTTTATGGAAGTTTATTCTTCTGCATTTGCTTACATTTTTATTGGATTAATTTTAGGATTTGTATTGTGGAGCTATTTTAAGAATTTTAAAAATAGACTGGTGCAGATTCTCATGCTGTCATTTTTGGTGGATATCGTCATTCATTGTGTTTTTCGATTCGGGCTACACACTTCGTACATCTACGGAGGACATTATGTTTTCGTATATCCATTGCTATTAGGATGGCTGTTTTCAGCTTATAAATCTTCACCTAAAATACTATCTTTTTTAATGGTAATTACGGGAATCCTGACGGTTTATCTGCTTCTCAACAACTATCATCGTATGATTGATTTTTTTGAATTTCTAAACCATTATTACCAATAAAAGGAGCGCGGAGAAAAATAAATTTTCTCCGCGCTCCTTTTATATTTTATTTTATGAAAAGTTACTTTGCTTCAGCGCAGAAAATTCTATACTGCACCGCAATTGCAGATTTAAAATACTCTCTCACTCTTGAAAGATCTGAAGCAGCGCTTTGTTTTGTGAAATAGCTTCCCGCCAGAATTTTATAATTAGGTCTTAATGATGCATCGGTTTCTACTTTCAGGTTAGGAAATCTCTTCCTGAAATATGCCTTCACCTCATTCGCCTCATCATTAGTTTTAACCGTTGTAATCTGGATCTTATATCCTAAAATTCTCGGATTTTTTCTGCATACTTCTGCATTGGTAAGTTCTCTGTTGGGAACAAAAATCTTTGTCGGTCTTACCGGAGCCTCATAATCTATCACTGAATTGTTAACAGCAACTCTTGAACATTTCTCTTCCAAACTGCTCATTGCATCATTCACACGCGAATCCATTGTCATCACCAGCTCTGTTCCGGATAAAGTATCTCTCTTTACAACCTGTTGGGCATCAACGGTATAAAAACCAAAGAAAGAAAGCATTGAAAATATTTTAATGAAATTTCTCATTTAAACTTGTTTCTGCAAATTTAGAATAATTTAAAAATACAGCAACCATAGTTATTTAGAATAGTTACAAATTATACGTTAATGACATTTTCCCCTTTGCTTATACCGTTAAATTCCTGTTAAAAATATTATTTTTGCGGGATTGATTACAGTTTCAATATTTACTAACATAAGATAATTTAAATGATTAGTTGGAGAAAGCATTATAAAAAAGGGCTGATTGCAATAGGTTTATTGTTGTCAACAAGTGCTTCAATTTACGGGCAAGACGGCGATCCTAAAAATGGCGAAAAACTTTTTAAGGCAAATTGTACAGCATGTCACGCTTTAGACAAACAAGTTGTAGGACCGGCACTGAAGGGTGTGGTAGAAAGACTGAAGTCTGAGCAGGGACTGGATAAAGAGTGGCTTCACAAGTGGATTAAAAACAACAAAGAACTCAGAGCTTCTGGTGACAAGTATGCTAATGAAGTTTTCGAAAAGTACAACAAGACTGAAATGCAGGTCTTTCCTAATCTTGCAGATAAGGATATTGACGACATCTTGGCATTCACAACCAATCCACCTGCACCGGAACCCGCTGCTGACGCTGCCAAACCGGCAACTGATGCTACAACCGCTGATCCTGCAGACAAAACAACAACTAACATCGTAATCATTTCGCTTTTAGCAATTGCTGCTTTATTGGTTTGGATCTTGGTAAAACTGAGACAACTGGTAAAATTAGGCCAGTCTGAAGATTTAGCAGGACTTAACGAAAGCAGGGTAAGATCTTTCAGTGAAATCTATGAAAAATACCACTACATCGGTAAAGGTCTTATAGCTATTTTGGCTATTCTTGCGACTTATGGAGTGTGGAACTGGATCATGTGGATTGGTGTTTACAAAGGTTATAAGCCTGATCAACCCATATATTTCTCTCATAAAATTCACGCTGGAGAAAATAAAATCGACTGTCAATTGTGTCACTCAAGTGCTAAATACGGTAAAGTTTCCGAAATTCCTTCTATGAATGTTTGTATGAACTGTCACAGAACAATTTCTGAGTACAACGGTAAATATCTTGAGCCAGGAAAAGACAAAGCATTCTATGACGGGGAAATCAAAAAGATTTACGAACATACCGGCTGGGATGCAGAGAAACAGCAATACACCGGTAAAAATACTTCCCCAGTAGAATGGACGAGAATTCACAATATGCCGGATTTCGTTTACTTCAACCACTCTCAACACGTTGTAGCAGGGGAACAAGCGATCATCAATTCATTTAACAAGAAAAATCCTGACAACAAGATTGATGTTGTATGTAAAGCATGTCACGGAAAAATTGATACAATGAATGTGGTACAAATGGCCAATGACTTTACGATGGGATGGTGTATCGAATGTCACAGAACGACTGAAGTTGATATGAACAACGGTTATAATAAAGAATACTTCAAAAATCTACACGAAAAGCTTAAAAAGCAATATCCTAAAGATGGCGGTAAGATTACTGTAGATGCAATTGGAGGTCTTGAGTGTGGTAAATGTCATTATTAATAACTAAAAAATTAGAAGTATAAAAATGGCTTCAAACAAAATACAATTTAGAAGTATTCACGAACTTAAAGACCCTGCCCTAAACGGCAAGTTGGCTCTTAAAGAGTTCCAAGAAGAAATTCCGGTAGAAGATTTCTTAGGAGATGCTGAGAAAAGTGACGCTAGTACAACAAGAAGAGATTTCTTGAAGTTATTGGGTTTCTCTACTGCGGCAGTTACTCTAGCAGCTTGTGAGGCTCCGGTAATCAAAACAATTCCTTATGTGGTAAAGCCGCATGATATTATTCCGGGAGTTCCTAATTATTACGCTTCAACATATTTTGACGGTTTCGATTTCGCAAGCGTTTTGGTAAAAACCAGAGAAGGAAGACCTATCAAAATTGAACCGAATCCTGCAGCCGGTGATTTAGGTAAAACGAACGCAAGAGCTCAGGCAAGCGTACTTTCTCTTTATGACAACGATAAAGTAAAACAGCCTAAGCTTGACGGTAAAGACGAAACTTTCGATAAGGTAGATGATTTCGTTATCAAAGGCTTAAATGAAGCTGCGGCTTCAGGTAAGAGAATCGTTTTATTATCTCACTCTTTTGCTTCGCCTACATTCAAAAAGTTATTTGCTGAATTTAAAGCTAAATATCCTACTGCTGAATTGGTAACTTATGATGCAATTCCTTACGCTGCTTCTTTAGATGCTGCACAGGAGGTGTTCGGACAGAGAGCTTTGCCTGTTTATGACCTTAAAGATTCTGAATTGGTAGTTGCTTTCCAGGCAGATTTCTTGGGAGAATACAACGCAGCAAGTTTAGAAACTTCTTACGCTGCAGCAAGAAAACCGGGAACAACCATGTTGAGACACATCCAGGTGGAATCAAACATGTCATTAACTGGTGCTAATGCCGATTCAAGATATAAATTAAAACCAAGTGCTGTAAACAAAACTTTAGTTGAAGTTTACAATGCAATTGTAGGAGGTGGCTCTTCAGATAAAATAGCTAACGAAATTGCTAAAGAATTAGCAGCTAAAGGCAGCAAAGCAGTGGTTTTCGCCGATGGTTCTAAAGGTGCTCAGGTTTTAGCTCACTTAATCAATCAAAAATTAGGTTCAGTAGCTTTCACAGGTAAGGCAAACTTCCTGAAAGAATTTGACAAAGCGAGATTCCAGGAATTTCTAGGATGGGTAAATGGTGGACAGGTTGGTGTATTAATCACAAACAATGTTGACCCGATCTATTCTCACCATAAAGGACAGGATTTCAAAAAATCTCTAGCTAAAGTTCCTTACGTTATTGCCGTTGCAGACAAGAAGAACGAAATGTATAAGGCAGCGAAAGCTGTAATCCCTGTAGCTAACTGGCTAGAATCTTGGGGTGATATCGAGCCTCAGTCTGGAGTTTATTCATTAATGCAGCCTACCATCCAGAAAATTTACAAATCAAGACAGATTGAAGAATCTCTATTGGTTTGGAAAAACGGAAAGAACAACGCAGCAAACAATTATTACGATTATTTAAAAGCGAATTCTGCTTCTGTTTTAGGCGGAACTTCATTCAACAAAGCTTTATACAATGGTATCATTGCTTCTAATAATGCAACATCATTATCTTATGCAGGTGGAAACGCTGCACAGGCAGTTGCTGAATTAGGAAACTTTAAAGCGTCAGATTTAGAATTAGTTTTATATACGAAGACTTCCATAGGTGACGGAACTCAGGCAAACAATCCTTGGTTGCAGGAATTACCGGATCCATTGACAAGAATGTCTTGGGATAATTACTTGACAATTTCTCCGAGAGATGCTCAAAGATTAGAAATAGAAAATGATCTGAATGCAAGAATGCAATTAGACGGTTCTATTGTAAATCTTACAGTAAACGGAGTAACTATAGAAAACGTACCTGTATTTATTCAGCCGGGACAAGCAGACGGATCAGTTGGTCTTGCGCTTGGTTACGGTAAAAAAGATTCAGGTGCCACTGCAGATACTGGTGTAAATGCTTACCCATTATTTGATGGTTCAAACCTTGCAATTTCTAATGTTAAAATAGAAAAAACAGGTGAAAACCACGAGTTTGCAGGTATTCAGCTTCAAAATACCTTGATGGGTCGTTATGACATTGCTAAAGAAGTTCCGTTAAAGGAATATTTAAATGTAGCATTTGATGACGAACACCATGGATGGAATAAGCCA includes the following:
- a CDS encoding T9SS-dependent choice-of-anchor J family protein, which codes for MKKLLLSALALTISVSAYSQTLLDESFESYTNFAITGFGGWQTLDLDLLNTYTGGGPVVGGSTIPSWTAGWANAGQPMAFQIFNLSASNATNNATATATDEEVRNFSAHTGQKTAVSWAGVPAAGVTSNNDWLISPAITLGASNNILTLWVKALSPAFVESYKIGVYVGSGTPTSAANFTIISGAAALTAPFTWQQATQSLNAYSGQTIRIGIQYMSSDKYMFMVDDVKVTTGTLSTDEVSKSKTSSIYPNPTKGEINIKTDKKIKSSTVFDLSGKVLLQTDSQKVNIGSFTKGTYLLKVEFADGSTKTEKVIKD
- a CDS encoding c-type cytochrome is translated as MISWRKHYKKGLIAIGLLLSTSASIYGQDGDPKNGEKLFKANCTACHALDKQVVGPALKGVVERLKSEQGLDKEWLHKWIKNNKELRASGDKYANEVFEKYNKTEMQVFPNLADKDIDDILAFTTNPPAPEPAADAAKPATDATTADPADKTTTNIVIISLLAIAALLVWILVKLRQLVKLGQSEDLAGLNESRVRSFSEIYEKYHYIGKGLIAILAILATYGVWNWIMWIGVYKGYKPDQPIYFSHKIHAGENKIDCQLCHSSAKYGKVSEIPSMNVCMNCHRTISEYNGKYLEPGKDKAFYDGEIKKIYEHTGWDAEKQQYTGKNTSPVEWTRIHNMPDFVYFNHSQHVVAGEQAIINSFNKKNPDNKIDVVCKACHGKIDTMNVVQMANDFTMGWCIECHRTTEVDMNNGYNKEYFKNLHEKLKKQYPKDGGKITVDAIGGLECGKCHY
- a CDS encoding SPOR domain-containing protein, giving the protein MRNFIKIFSMLSFFGFYTVDAQQVVKRDTLSGTELVMTMDSRVNDAMSSLEEKCSRVAVNNSVIDYEAPVRPTKIFVPNRELTNAEVCRKNPRILGYKIQITTVKTNDEANEVKAYFRKRFPNLKVETDASLRPNYKILAGSYFTKQSAASDLSRVREYFKSAIAVQYRIFCAEAK
- a CDS encoding TAT-variant-translocated molybdopterin oxidoreductase; its protein translation is MASNKIQFRSIHELKDPALNGKLALKEFQEEIPVEDFLGDAEKSDASTTRRDFLKLLGFSTAAVTLAACEAPVIKTIPYVVKPHDIIPGVPNYYASTYFDGFDFASVLVKTREGRPIKIEPNPAAGDLGKTNARAQASVLSLYDNDKVKQPKLDGKDETFDKVDDFVIKGLNEAAASGKRIVLLSHSFASPTFKKLFAEFKAKYPTAELVTYDAIPYAASLDAAQEVFGQRALPVYDLKDSELVVAFQADFLGEYNAASLETSYAAARKPGTTMLRHIQVESNMSLTGANADSRYKLKPSAVNKTLVEVYNAIVGGGSSDKIANEIAKELAAKGSKAVVFADGSKGAQVLAHLINQKLGSVAFTGKANFLKEFDKARFQEFLGWVNGGQVGVLITNNVDPIYSHHKGQDFKKSLAKVPYVIAVADKKNEMYKAAKAVIPVANWLESWGDIEPQSGVYSLMQPTIQKIYKSRQIEESLLVWKNGKNNAANNYYDYLKANSASVLGGTSFNKALYNGIIASNNATSLSYAGGNAAQAVAELGNFKASDLELVLYTKTSIGDGTQANNPWLQELPDPLTRMSWDNYLTISPRDAQRLEIENDLNARMQLDGSIVNLTVNGVTIENVPVFIQPGQADGSVGLALGYGKKDSGATADTGVNAYPLFDGSNLAISNVKIEKTGENHEFAGIQLQNTLMGRYDIAKEVPLKEYLNVAFDDEHHGWNKPLEYHTISGALPAGKIDLWDAFDDTDGPHFNLSVDLNSCTGCGACIIACQAENNVPVVGKEEIRMSRDMYWLRIDRYYSAKEKIETKEGVERGLNVPQLYDILIEPNESPDVIFQPVMCQHCNHAPCETVCPVAATSHGKQGQNHMAYNRCIGTRYCANNCPYKVRRFNWFTYNLNDRFDFNQNNDLGRMVLNPDVVVRTRGVMEKCSLCIQQTQATILNAKKENRKVTDNEFKGSVACAAACPTGSLTFGDMNDKESDVRKLYSDNRRYYLLEEIGTKPNVFYHTKVRNRAEN